In one Populus nigra chromosome 12, ddPopNigr1.1, whole genome shotgun sequence genomic region, the following are encoded:
- the LOC133669535 gene encoding exocyst complex component EXO70B1, with amino-acid sequence MAADNGEEKLIAVARHIAKTLGHNESMADDILQIFSKFDGRFSREKLADKLTTAGQEEDPRALDHTIKSLERQISQYVAADHPIWSDSADSSAFLDCVDELISTVRGLSVSSSAGAYLARAEDLLQQTMFRLEEEFRLLIERGGESFETTRSYNNGNGELAEDNSNLLFDDSDEDDHDYSDSEIPVAQRLSNYDVIIDALPSGIISDLHEIAKRMVVSGSGKECSHVYSSFRREFLEESLSRLGLGKLSNEEVQKMQWQELEDEIDKWIKAANVSLRILFPSERRLCDRVFYGLGSVSDLSFMEVCRGAVVQILNFADAIAIGSRSPERLFKVLDLFETMRDLMPEFEFNFSDQYCLVLRNDALGIWKRLGEAIRGIFMELENLIRRDPAKAPVPRGGLHPITRYVMNYLRAACRSRESLELVFEESVNVVPSKDSTLSSLSVQMAWIMELLESNLEVKAKIYGDTALCSVFLMNNERYIVQKVKDSELGLLLGDDWIRKHTAKIKQYLSSYQRSSWNKLLGVLRADSSPVAAANVGGKSMSMKDRIKAFNSQFEEIYKSHSQWIIFDEQLRNELRNSLYNLVMPAYRNFIARFQNAPDVGRHADRYIKHTLEDIGTQINVLFEGGNGSAGGRK; translated from the coding sequence ATGGCGGCAGATAACGGAGAGGAGAAGCTGATCGCTGTAGCACGCCACATAGCGAAAACGCTAGGCCACAACGAGTCAATGGCTGACGATATTTTGCAAATCTTCTCAAAATTCGACGGTCGTTTTTCTCGAGAGAAATTGGCCGATAAATTGACAACAGCAGGACAAGAAGAAGATCCTAGAGCTCTTGATCATACTATCAAGTCCTTAGAGCGTCAGATCTCGCAGTACGTCGCCGCCGACCACCCGATCTGGTCTGACTCTGCTGACTCCTCCGCTTTCCTTGACTGCGTCGACGAGTTAATTTCAACTGTGCGTGGACTTTCCGTCTCCAGTTCCGCCGGAGCGTATTTGGCACGAGCTGAGGATCTTCTTCAGCAGACTATGTTTCGGCTGGAAGAAGAGTTCCGTCTCTTAATTGAACGTGGTGGTGAGTCTTTTGAAACTACTAGATCTTATAATAACGGTAACGGAGAGTTAGCGGAGGATAATAGTAATTTATTGTTTGATGATTCTGACGAGGATGATCATGACTATAGTGATAGTGAAATTCCGGTAGCGCAACGGTTAAGTAATTATGATGTCATAATTGATGCATTGCCGTCGGGGATTATTAGTGATTTGCATGAGATAGCGAAGAGGATGGTGGTTTCGGGGTCTGGTAAAGAGTGTTCACACGTGTATAGTAGTTTCCGTAGGGAGTTCTTGGAAGAAAGCCTGTCGAGGTTAGGTTTAGGGAAATTGAGCAATGAAGAAGTGCAAAAGATGCAATGGCAAgaattggaggatgaaattgataagTGGATAAAAGCGGCGAACGTTTCCCTTCGGATTTTGTTTCCCAGTGAGAGGAGGTTGTGTGATCGGGTGTTTTATGGGTTGGGTTCGGTGAGTGACTTGTCATTTATGGAGGTTTGTAGGGGGGCTGTGGTTCAGATTTTGAATTTTGCGGATGCGATTGCGATAGGGAGTAGGTCGCCTGAGAGGTTGTTTAAGGTTTTGGATTTGTTTGAGACGATGAGGGATTTGATGCCGGAGTTTGAGTTTAATTTTAGTGACCAGTATTGTTTGGTTCTCAGGAATGATGCGTTGGGGATATGGAAGAGGTTAGGGGAGGCGATAAGGGGGATTTTTATGGAGTTGGAGAATTTGATTAGGCGGGATCCAGCTAAAGCTCCAGTGCCTCGTGGAGGGCTTCATCCAATCACACGATATGTGATGAATTATTTACGTGCTGCATGTAGGTCAAGAGAGTCGTTAGAGCTGGTCTTCGAGGAGAGTGTGAATGTTGTTCCATCAAAGGATTCTACTTTGTCTTCATTGTCGGTTCAAATGGCATGGATTATGGAGTTGTTGGAGAGTAATTTGGAAGTGAAGGCAAAGATTTATGGGGATACTGCCTTGTGCTCTGTTTTCTTGATGAATAATGAGAGGTACATCGTGCAAAAAGTGAAGGATAGTGAATTGGGTTTGCTGCTTGGGGATGATTGGATAAGGAAACACACTGCAAAAATCAAGCAATACCTTTCGAGTTATCAGAGAAGTTCCTGGAATAAACTTTTGGGGGTATTGAGGGCAGATAGTAGCCCCGTGGCTGCTGCTAATGTTGGAGGAAAGTCCATGTCTATGAAAGACAGGATTAAGGCATTTAATTCTCAGTTTGAGGAAATTTATAAATCTCACTCCCAGTGGATCATATTTGATGAGCAGCTAAGAAATGAGCTGAGGAACTCTTTATACAATCTAGTGATGCCAGCTTATAGAAACTTCATTGCAAGGTTTCAAAATGCTCCGGATGTTGGGAGGCATGCGGATAGGTATATTAAGCACACTCTGGAGGATATTGGCACCCAGATTAACGTGTTGTTTGAGGGAGGGAATGGATCCGCTGGTGGCAGGAAATGA
- the LOC133669536 gene encoding GDSL esterase/lipase At2g30220-like, which translates to MAPALLFLTLATICNLSGAATLPEFSSILIFGDSTVDTGNNNYVKTVFRSDHPPYGRDFPGHVPTGRFSNGKLIPDFTASILGMEETVPPVLSPSLTDDNIRTGVCFASAGSGYDDMTTVASGAIPMYEQLELFQNYITRLKGIVGEEEAKKILGRAFIIVSSGTNDLIYNYYDIPTRRYQFNSISGYHDFLLSSLQTFVQELYNLGGRLMAIAGLPPIGCLPIQIVTRYGSSGNLACLEDQNSDCQAYNKKLKRLLPPLQSSLPGSRILYADIYDPLSDMVSQPQKYGFVETHKGCCGTGVVEAGSTCNKATPTCGNASQFMFWDAIHPSESAYKFLTEYLEKNLISRFNPI; encoded by the exons ATGGCACCTGCCCTCCTCTTCCTTACATTAGCGACCATATGCAACCTCAGTGGGGCTGCAACCTTGCCCGAATTCTCCAGCATTCTTATCTTCGGTGATTCGACGGTTGATACTGGTAACAACAACTACGTGAAGACAGTGTTCAGAAGTGACCATCCACCATATGGCCGAGATTTTCCAGGCCACGTTCCTACAGGGAGGTTTTCTAACGGAAAACTCATTCCTGACTTTACAGCCAGCATCCTCGGGATGGAAGAAACTGTTCCGCCTGTCCTCAGTCCAAGCCTAACTGATGACAATATTCGCACCGGCGTGTGTTTCGCTTCGGCCGGATCAGGATACGACGACATGACGACGGTGGCATCCGGAGCCATCCCAATGTACGAGCAACTTGAGTTATTCCAGAACTATATTACAAGGCTCAAGGGAATTGTTGGAGAAGAGGAGGCCAAGAAGATACTTGGCAGAGCTTTCATCATTGTTAGTTCAGGCACTAATGACTTGATTTACAACTATTATGATATACCCACAAGACGGTATCAGTTCAACAGTATCAGTGGTTATCATGATTTTCTGCTGAGTTCCTTACAAACTTTTGTGCAG GAACTGTACAATCTTGGAGGCCGTTTAATGGCGATTGCTGGCCTTCCTCCAATTGGGTGTTTGCCTATTCAGATAGTCACAAGATATGGGAGTTCAGGGAATCTAGCATGTCTAGAAGATCAAAATTCAGACTGTCAAGcctataataaaaaacttaaaaggttACTACCTCCATTGCAGTCATCACTTCCAGGAAGCAGGATTCTCTATGCAGACATTTACGACCCGTTATCTGACATGGTTTCCCAGCCACAAAAATACG GTTTTGTCGAGACACATAAAGGGTGCTGCGGAACAGGGGTTGTTGAAGCAGGATCAACCTGTAACAAAGCGACACCAACATGTGGAAATGCTTCTCAGTTCATGTTTTGGGATGCTATCCATCCAAGTGAATCAGCCTACAAGTTCCTAACCGAATATCTAGAGAAAAATCTCATTTCCCGATTCAATCCCATATGA